The Tripterygium wilfordii isolate XIE 37 chromosome 1, ASM1340144v1, whole genome shotgun sequence sequence AGTGATGAGAGAAATGGAGAACATTCTACTTCCATACGATAGAAGAACGTCTGTTCGCTTGAACATAACGGCTCATCAGCTTGGAAAGGAATCAAAGACAATCCAACATTTTAATGAAAGGATTGGCCATTCCATGGACCAGGCAATTCAAACATCGTAAGCATCGTATCAAGCACAGATTTCTGTTGATTTGGATTGATCATGTCATTATGTTCTGATATatgacacacatatatataggtatatTTCACATCTGGTGGTTGTATCTGTCAACTTGGCACTAATAGTCACTGCATTAGGTGAGTTTTCTATCCCTCGATCCATCGATCATGAACGCAATCTAATTCTACTAGACAAATAACAGATTTCTGCTTTGTTACAGTTCTGTTCTTGTTGCATTGGTACCCTGGATTTATTATGTAAGTTAACTTCAGTTTCTGGCTCAGGTGATTGAACTTCACTACATTCATTacaagttttttgtttttcactgaTTTGTTTTGCTGTTCTATGTATGACAGTGTAATACTTTTCTGCTGGATCATAACAACTCTGTGTTGGGTTTTGACTGGTTTTGATTTCTTCCTTAATACGTGAGTTTACGCGCAATTTGAACTTTCATATATCCATCAGTAATGGGAGATGCATATTATAGAGTTCTGATGTTGACTGTGCAGATTTGCAAGAGATACTTGTGCAACTCTTGAGAATTTTGAAAGTAACCCACAAAATAACAGTCTAACCTCCATAATACCATGCATGGATTCATCATATTCGGACCGAGTCATGGCAGAAATCGGTGGTACTATCCATTACTTCATAGCTAAGGTACTACTTCTGATTTCTACACCACAACCAGACACTTCGACGCGAATAATCTACAGGCATGCCTATTTCTCTTTGTTGCAGTTAAACTCAAAGATCATAGAGGTGTATAGTAAGCTTGGACTGAACAAACAAAGTGAAGATTCATTAGGGTTTGGAACCATATGTGACCCTTTTTCTGGAGCACCTAACTACAAGTATGCACCAGAAAACCATCCAAAAGATTGCGTTCCAATCGGGAAATTACCCGATGTAAGTAAAATCTTGATGGTTCAACCTTTTAAGTACGGCACTTTTCTTACATTAGTTCTTGTGGTCTGAAACTTTTGCAGGTTCTTTCAAGTTTTACATGTTATAGCAACAACTCTCCGGAAGCCTGCAGAAATAATGGAAAATTTCTCCCACAAGGGTCCTATGAGTTGGCTTGGGTTTACAGTCAATCTGTTCAGGATATGCTGAATATATATCCTGATCTGCAAAGCTTGTCACAGTGCAAAATTGTGAAGGAAACATTTTCTGATGTTGTTCtgcatcaatgcagaccgttTAAGCGTTCGATTCGATTGCTATGGGGTTCAATGCTGTCTCTTTCCATTATCATGGTGGTTTTAGTGCTAATTTGGGTAGCAAAAGCATATCAAGACAGGGGAAGAAGCTTTAATAGATGTTCAATCCTTCCTAACCAAACATAAGGAAGTGATGGCCACGAAACCACAGAATGTACAGGATTTTATGAGAGTTTAGGCAACTTTTAGGAGTTATTCCTGTgtagaaataaattatttaattgtttaaAGAGTTCATAAGGCACTCCATGGAAGTCATACGACAATGACGAAGAAATCATGGAGATTGCAGAAAGAGTTCATAGCGGTAGAGAGAGACGTTAAATGAAATCTTGTACATATTATACCTTCTGTAAGGAAAATTCTTTGGGATTAATAAAATGTCTTCAAAAGGTCTGGTTGGATGACATAACAGAGAATAGCATTtttatgttactttttttttataagctatGTTGTATGGTGCGTGTATTATTGTATACACCAACAACAGAAGTCTTACGGATCCacaatttcacatggatcatgtatGTCAATCTCAGCATTTGGAATCCCAAAGTTTAGAGTCAGCTAAAGAACAAGAATTtgtatatatgcatgtaaaATGTAAAATGTATTACATCATACGATACAAACTTCCTGTGGAACAAAGTTGCATTGTCAACACAAAGTTTTCAACGTGAACTTACATGTAGAGTATATGCATCATCACTACAACTCAAAAACTGTACAAGTTCAGGTTGCTAATGGGTGCTGACTATCCATAGCCTTCAGTCACTAACACAACCTCCTCCTCCCTATTCTTCTTTATGAGTATACAGAGAaaatgggggaaaaaaaagttttctcAACTTCTTTAAACTCTCACCAGCCGGAAAAATCTTTAAATTCTCCTGATGaaactttccttttctttgtcaCAGCATCTGCTGTCAAACTGGTGTCAATGGTAGCAGATTTATTCTGAGCATTCTTCACCTTCAAGTACTTCCCTACTCCACCTCCCACAGCTCCCGATTCTGTTGCTCCTGTACCGGGATTACTATACCATGACCCAACCTTATCCTGCAATTTACCATAGTAACGGCCACGTCGTTCTTTCAATAACACACAAAtcaataacaaaacaaaaaacatctAAGCTGATGTCAAAGGGTCCAGAAACCAACATTTTCACCATCCTCCTCGGCATTCTTTTCATCTTtggccttttcttcttcttcatcaggTTCATTGTAAGGACTGACAAAAATGGTCACACCCTTTATCTTAATCTCCTCCTGCATACAAGACAGAAAACCATAAGGCAGGGCATTCAAAAGTTGGGAAAACCTCGGCCTCACTTTTCATACATGTGGTATAGCAAGCAATATGTTCTGTAGAGCTATAGGGCACTTCATTTGGAAAACATTAAGGATATAAACTACAATCCGGACAAAACAAAACTTAGCTTCTACCTTGTCTGATACTGGATTTTTATCAAATCAGCTTTCATTAAGCACGGGAAAAGAATCTGAAGAAGGCATAGACATTACCTACACTAACATGTCTTGAACCAAAGAATGTATAATATTAATCTTGAAAAACCCTCCATCCTTCATCCTATACCAATTGTTAGAATGTAAAAGTTTCACATTGATAAGTTTGAGTAAAATTGATAGGCCTATAAGTGGTTCCATCTCCTCTCTCTAATAGGTCAGTATGGGCCACCTATGAGCCAAATTTAACACCAATCATTAGTTATCCTGTTTGGGGACCACAAATAGTATGttagccatgaaattaaataGATGTCTCAGCGGAGGTAATATTAGATAAATACTCAATATATCAGTACTTTGGGGGCAAAAGATGCTACACATATTTAACTTACCAACGGTCTGTCATTGTCATCAATAGGAACCTTTTCCATAGCTGCCAGTGCAGTTAAGCCACCAACAACATTGCCAAAAACTGAATGTTTGAAGTTGAGATGATTTGCAGATTTGTAAAGGATGAAAAACTGGGAACCATTTGAGTGGGGACCACTGTTAGCCATGCTAACAACGCCCCTTCCAGAATGAAGCAATTTGGAGTTAACTTCATCTTTAAAAGGTTTCCCCCATATTGATTCACCTCCTCTTCCAGTGCCGGTAGGATCACCACCTTGGATCATAAAATTCCTACATGAAATCACAAATAATACATTCTAAGAAAAAGTGGTGAAAGAGAACCAGAGAATAAACCAAATATctatacacacacagatatgtatacacaaattaaattaagtagCTGTCACCATACCGAATGTTCCTGTGGAAAGCTACCCCGTTATAGTAGCCACGTTCACAGAGCGTGATGAAGTTCTCACATGTCCTAGGAGTTAAGTCACAATGTAGCTCAATGTTTAAGTCCCCATGTGTTGTGTGCATCTGAACATAACctttcttctttggatttttttcaaCTTTAACATATTCGAATTCATTCTTAGTGATGGGATCATAAGACGTCGAAGTGAAGGATCGTGAAGCAGCACCAGTGGTGTAACGGCTCTTAACCTGAAGTAAAAAACCAGCGTTAATACGGGCCAGGGTTGCTGCTcaaaagttttttaaaaaaaagtactgGCCAGAATTAATTTCAGTTGGTGCcatcttttaatatttttgtaaaAGTTATGTTACACTTTACATGATGAAGGAAGAATTTTTATGGAttcaataccaaaaaaaaaatacaaaacaagacataaacataaacgttaATATTTGCTTCcttaaataaaaatagaaactaTACAGTCACAAACTCTCCACAAAACAAGTTCGACTAGACAAACATCACATCGGGCTAATGGCCAGATGACACTCAAAGCAAATAAAAGGTCAAGCTCAGCGACGCAAGAAGGActcattttcaaataaaaattttgtttagCAAATAATTTTGATAGAGTATGTATGCAGGCAAAAGTGCAAAACTAACCAGCTTCGCATTCACAGGTGCCCTGTCTCCAGCCATGTGCATGGCTATCCGAGCAGCAGTTTTATCACTTGATCCAGCTTTTGCTGCAGCTGCACTCCTTCCATGTACTGATGCAGATGCAGCATCTACTATGCTAAAAGATGGAGCTTTAACCTCCTCACTTGGATTTGATTGGGAATCCTCTTTAATACGTGACCTTGCTGCTAGTATGGCAGCAAGTGCAGCGGCCCTTTCATTTTGTGCCTTACTGCCACCTCCCCCGAGGAGCGCAGTTTGCTTTCCCTTTTCAGTTCCAAGCTCCTCCAGCATTTCCTTGATATCCCCAGCAATGTTTATGTTAGAGGCCATTCCCATTAGTTCTGAAAAATGGAAAATGAGGAAGCCATTTCAAGGAAAggagaataaataaatattagttCATGTGACGAATGTCAAGAGCTATGGCTTACCTTCATCATCCACTTTCAGACTTTTCTTAACATGATCAAAGTCTAGGGTAACCTTGCTGTCCAGAGCATTGGGATTCTGCAACGCATATTCACATAGATATCCAAGTGCATTAATATTACAATAGGATTTTAAACATATCAAATTGACCATATCATGGAAGCTGTTGTCACCTGAATTGTTACAAGGTCTTCCTTGGTGAACGGTTCATCAGTCAGGAGCTCTTTCCAGTTCTTGGTTTTGATGTTCAATTCTTTAATCGCCTATATGATAAAAAGCAAACAGATGAAGATGAACAATGCACTAATTTGCAGGATTTATTACAGCCTTTATAAGCATAATGATTACCTCATAACAGAAAACATTTCCCGTGGTCTTTACAGCAATTATGTGTGTAAATTCAGTAAAAACTTTGTTTAGTACAGGGCAATGATACTCTCCTGTGGATAAAGCAACTAAAGGTATTAGTGaagtttgaaaagaaaagaaaaaaaaaaaaaaagagtgtaaaGGTGTACAAACCTCCACAAAAAAGAGGAGTGAAACACTGAAATGCAAAGAGATGAATCCATACAACAAACATTTGTATCAGTAAATCATCGTGGTTGTgcagaaaacaaaacaatcatTAGAGTATACAATTAAAGTGTACATTATTACTGAAGACAAGGTAACAGTAACAACATTAATTTTATATCATGAATCCAAAAGGATACCAATTAAAGAAATTCGTTTACTCGGTTATCATCTAAATATGGTTTGTAGAATACATTGTTCATCTCTCAAAAAACTTGTCAAAGCACCTATATTTAATGAACCAACTTTAGCACCcttccaattttatttttgagagGCCATTCCTTAAGAAAGGAATTCCATTTATTTCGTCATTGGGAACAGTAGAGCATGTTAAACCTTGATCTTGCTGGACTTAAGATTACCTCAAGCGAGACAATGCACTACATAACCTTAGCCCCCAACATTCTGACAAGAACAATacaaaaaagcaataaaaccaaACCTTCAGCATTCTTGTGGAAGCTGAGAGGAATAAGATCCTCTTGCTTCAGTGGAGCTCCAGTAACAGGATGTTTTCCATACTTTCTTATGTAGGGAATTATACTCCTGcactcaaaaataaaatccagTACTGTCACAACCATTTACAATTCCAAAAACTCATCAAAAACAGAAATCAAAGCTGAATTAtgagtagggtaaaactaacaaTATCTCAAAGACGCTGCCTTCAGCCGTGCAGACAGGATCCTCAAATGGCGTAAATGTAAGACTGCGCCAAAAAAGATTCCATCAGTCACGAACAACGAGTATACGTATATACGCAGATGTTAATTGccatagatatagatatataggtAGGCCTAGAGCTAGAAGGCGAAGGAAGGACTTACGAGCAGCAATAGAAGGGGAGGCGTTTGAAAGGTGTGCCGGTTTCTTTTGATTTGGCGCCACCCCACTCAGTTGCCCATTCCGTTTTAGTTAGGTACATTCGATCTTTGCTGTGCTGTTTCTTCCCCATCTTTCACCGCCCGTGCTAGCCCAGTAAGACACAAATTAGGGTTTCTAGTTCAATACCATCTGCTACCAGCACTGTACGAAAATTCACTCATGCAAACTCTGGCTCTGTTTTCTCTGTTCGATATTATGCAAGCGAGGCCGAGGATTGACGACGATCGAAGTCTTCGGAGACGAATCCTTGTCCGAGTAGCGTTTTGACCGTTTGAGACGGTGGGATCGTTTAACAACTCCGCATTAACTCATGTCAGATCGAAATAGGACATAATCTACGGGTCGAGGGCACGGGCTCTTTCGTGAGGGGAGTTGAGAGttatattattttacttttacatATTCCGAGTTTCGGTCCAGTCTTATTACAAAGGCGGTGTTTTCACAGTTTTGTGAGGCGGTCGTAGAGCAGTAACGCTAGCGGTCCCGCCtcaccaaacaaaataaaatcgaGAATGGTATCACTCTGCACAAAGGTCAAAGAGTACATCTCGGATTTAAAATTAGCTCAGGAATCACAAAATAATTTGTGTTGAGTTGTCAGTTTGGATTGAAAACTAACTCAAAGATCACAAAGTGATCGTTAGACTCACACTTTTCTTGTCAATCAAAAAAAGAGGACAGTGAGATCGTTGATTAGGACCCGCATATCCTTTGAACATGCACGAGCACATTGATGAAATCCTTTAGTTTTTAGATAAATTGAGTTGTACTCTAGATAGACTCGCAGCGCCCATAAGGTCAAACACATTAAGATATTGTCCTCTTTGAGCCAAAGTCCTCACGAATTTTTTCTCCAAACTCAATGCCCTCGCTTAGGCTTAAAAAACTGATCTTAATGTGTTACGTTGTGTGTTATCTTTTATCTATTGCTACTTTTAGCCTCTTCCCTTAATTTTCCCTACATGGGATCTTATCACACATCCGAAACACCATTCTTGCTCTTACGGGCTTAGGGCCATCTTAAGGCCCAATTAAAGAATTGGCCTTAAATATTATATGGGCCTGCATCAAGCAATTAAAACAGCTAGCCCAAATctgtattttgattttcaacaaCCAGGCGGCCTGAGAGGCGGAGCCGCCAGAGCGTGCAAACTTAACGGGTTTTGGCACCGGCGAGAGCCTTACATTTGCGAGACTGACTGACTGAGGGAAGAGGAGGTGCGGATCGTCTTCAACGGCTGGAATGGGACATCCGCGCCCTACCAGTGAGAGCAGCAGCAGCGGGGAGGAAGACGGGGATGCCGAGTGGAAAGCCGCCATTGAGTCAATCGCCGCGACCACCACTTTCGGCTCTTCCAATACAACAACGACGAAGCGTGAGACTGTCGAAGCTGACAGAGAGCATCCAAGCGATGTCCGGAAACTCAAGCACTACCAGCTCAAGGTCACTACTTTGATTTGCGTTATTGGGAATTCTTTTAGTGCCTAGAGTTCCTTGGGTTCATTTCTTTACAGGAAACCTGTTTGCTTTAAAAATGGTTATgcttgttaagtttgatgttgCCATTCGAACTATAGAGGGCTCAAACTTTCTTCACAACAAAAACGAAGTGTGGGAATGAAATTGGTTAGCCTGGTAATGGTGGTCACTATCTTCTCATAGACTGTCACTTATTTTGGTTTCATCTatgtttttgaatttgtttcaatCTGAAACAATCATATAATTTTTAAGCCTTTCTGTGAGAATAATCCAGACATCTGAGCTTATCTCCTGTAGACTTCGGGTCTGCCTTGTCCTCGGAGCTCTGGTTGTGCTTTCAGGAATTGGATAAGCATGCATACAGAGAAGTATTGTGAATTGTGAAAGGTTGTTCTAAATTCTCTTGATTTGCTCTGCCAAAGCTCGAGACTCAGCTCTGGTCTCATATCTTTGGAAGCACACATCTTTTGTAGCTTCTCTGAAATGATTATACTGAAGATTCCCTCTTGTCTGTCTTGGATGAGTTTCATGAATGGTGGTGAACTGTGAAAGAAGCTGTCACAAAATGAAATAGATGAACCTGTTCACATTATCAGTTCCCTTAGGCTTAAGATCAAAGGTCTCCAAATGTTGAATTTTCCTTTCTGGATCTAATCATTGATATTGGCCATGGCATTGTCTTGTGATTGATGCTTCCCTTAGTAGCAAACACTCTTTTTTGTTGGTATAAGTGATTATTCAACTTCCCCCAATCAACTTATTGATTTTGGCATATAGCTAGTCGTAAATTTTGAACGGTGTTACTTACTGTGTAAAATTATCATTGTTGCTATAAAGACAATGACTAACTCCCATGATTGAAAACTTAAAATATAGGGCcgaagttttaactttgaaGAAGGTTGCAGTGCTTattgtatcacatggatatgGCTTTCTTTTGCTCTTTTTAATATATTCCTTCTCTTTGGATTCTATTgctgttttatttctttttcattgactaatgattaatgaaattcatgacAGGCACAGAAGATGTTGGATGATATCTTAGAAAAGACATTAGAGGTTGCGAACGATCCCATTCATGTACCAGATAGTGAGACCATGATGAATGATGGTGGAGTACGGTTATTCAAGCATTCTTCCCCCGGGATAGTATTCGATCATATAGGTCAGAATGTTTCTATTTAACTTGTATTAGGAAAATGTTGGTGCTTTCAAAACAAAGTTGTTCTTTCTGGGCTCAGTAGATTAGGGCGTATCTGTATTGTTAGTGTCAAAATATGTATGTTTGACGATTTCCTTTAGCACACCTTGTAATGTTTATCATATTTATCAACACTCTAGAATACAATAGTCATAGTTGTTCATTTAGGTGTCTCAGGGTATGTTTGGAGCATTGAGACACTTGTGGATCAAGATTGTCTAGAACAAAGGATCTAAGGGAAGTCTGTCAGGTGCCCCTATGGGCCACACCCTTGGGAGTTTCTCAGGAAGTGTTCAAGAGGCCCCAGGCAGATTACATAAATCTGGCAGGAGCCCCCTGCAGATTCTAGAGATAGAAAACTCATTTCCTTGTTAGGTGATTTGTGTCTAGTTAAGATAAGTCAATCCAGGAGTTAATTAGGGATCTAAGTACATTCTCTTGTGTAGGTTTGTAATCTAGGGTGTTCCTTTATATGCTTGATCTTCTATAGTGGATTTGAGAGGGGGTGGTAGGCTGGTAGCTCATAAACCCGAGGTTTTACCTTGCTTTTCGTGACAAGGATTTACTCTTTAAATCGTCGCCTCCCTTTATGCTTTGATTGATGATTATTTATGCTTCCGCTTGATTTGATTTCCAATTGATTATTGTATTGGAGATAACTCATGTTGAATTGAAAAATTGGAGAGAATTCTTATTGTTTTAGAAATTTGGGGGAATCTTGAATCGATTGGATTAGTTTGTGATTGCCAAGCATTGTGGAGGTTAGATATTTCATGTATCATTCAGCAATAGCCAACTGGCCACTTTCTTTAGCCTGTCATCCATAACCTGTTTACTGACTTCTTCCATTTTACCTGGAAATTCCATTATATAAAAAATCTTGTTTGAAGTACAGTAGTGGCTAGTTATGAGAGCCATTTGTTCTATGTACATCTAAATGATTGGCAAAACTTGGGATATTTGGATGGCGAAAATTCTCTTCAACCAATGTTTGCTGCCGAATCTCTTGTGATGAAGCAAGATGTGTGATCTAAGTCATTATTTAGTATGCCAAGTGCAGAGAGTAGCTTACACTGACCTGAAAGAGTCTTACCATTGTTGATAATTTTTGATGCATTCTGCATGTCATCAA is a genomic window containing:
- the LOC120002507 gene encoding uncharacterized protein LOC120002507 isoform X3 → MSKPNGAIAAPLIFLLVFISGFSSEFCVHGSPTQEHTFKRPDPLGHFKFYNGGFNVTNKHYWASLAFTGVHGYAIAAIWVICGLVFGILALKIQSRNDSSSSITDRFDGYYFSMFILVLVFTILAIGAISLVLAANQSSLARTNRLKKTILKAGKDAHGTIRKVIKVMREMENILLPYDRRTSVRLNITAHQLGKESKTIQHFNERIGHSMDQAIQTSYISHLVVVSVNLALIVTALVLFLLHWYPGFIIVILFCWIITTLCWVLTGFDFFLNTFARDTCATLENFESNPQNNSLTSIIPCMDSSYSDRVMAEIGGTIHYFIAKVLLLISTPQPDTSTRIIYRHAYFSLLQLNSKIIEVYSKLGLNKQSEDSLGFGTICDPFSGAPNYKFFQVLHVIATTLRKPAEIMENFSHKGPMSWLGFTVNLFRIC
- the LOC120002507 gene encoding uncharacterized protein LOC120002507 isoform X4, which translates into the protein MFILVLVFTILAIGAISLVLAANQSSLARTNRLKKTILKAGKDAHGTIRKVIKVMREMENILLPYDRRTSVRLNITAHQLGKESKTIQHFNERIGHSMDQAIQTSYISHLVVVSVNLALIVTALVLFLLHWYPGFIIVILFCWIITTLCWVLTGFDFFLNTFARDTCATLENFESNPQNNSLTSIIPCMDSSYSDRVMAEIGGTIHYFIAKVLLLISTPQPDTSTRIIYRHAYFSLLQLNSKIIEVYSKLGLNKQSEDSLGFGTICDPFSGAPNYKYAPENHPKDCVPIGKLPDVLSSFTCYSNNSPEACRNNGKFLPQGSYELAWVYSQSVQDMLNIYPDLQSLSQCKIVKETFSDVVLHQCRPFKRSIRLLWGSMLSLSIIMVVLVLIWVAKAYQDRGRSFNRCSILPNQT
- the LOC120002507 gene encoding uncharacterized protein LOC120002507 isoform X2, whose translation is MSKPNGAIAAPLIFLLVFISGFSSEFCVHGSPTQEHTFKRPDPLGHFKFYNGGFNVTNKHYWASLAFTGVHGYAIAAIWVICGLVFGILALKIQSRNDSSSSITDRFDGYYFSMFILVLVFTILAIGAISLVLAANQSSLARTNRLKKTILKAGKDAHGTIRKVIKVMREMENILLPYDRRTSVRLNITAHQLGKESKTIQHFNERIGHSMDQAIQTSYISHLVVVSVNLALIVTALVLFLLHWYPGFIIVILFCWIITTLCWVLTGFDFFLNTFARDTCATLENFESNPQNNSLTSIIPCMDSSYSDRVMAEIGGTIHYFIAKLNSKIIEVYSKLGLNKQSEDSLGFGTICDPFSGAPNYKYAPENHPKDCVPIGKLPDVLSSFTCYSNNSPEACRNNGKFLPQGSYELAWVYSQSVQDMLNIYPDLQSLSQCKIVKETFSDVVLHQCRPFKRSIRLLWGSMLSLSIIMVVLVLIWVAKAYQDRGRSFNRCSILPNQT
- the LOC120002507 gene encoding uncharacterized protein LOC120002507 isoform X1; the encoded protein is MSKPNGAIAAPLIFLLVFISGFSSEFCVHGSPTQEHTFKRPDPLGHFKFYNGGFNVTNKHYWASLAFTGVHGYAIAAIWVICGLVFGILALKIQSRNDSSSSITDRFDGYYFSMFILVLVFTILAIGAISLVLAANQSSLARTNRLKKTILKAGKDAHGTIRKVIKVMREMENILLPYDRRTSVRLNITAHQLGKESKTIQHFNERIGHSMDQAIQTSYISHLVVVSVNLALIVTALVLFLLHWYPGFIIVILFCWIITTLCWVLTGFDFFLNTFARDTCATLENFESNPQNNSLTSIIPCMDSSYSDRVMAEIGGTIHYFIAKVLLLISTPQPDTSTRIIYRHAYFSLLQLNSKIIEVYSKLGLNKQSEDSLGFGTICDPFSGAPNYKYAPENHPKDCVPIGKLPDVLSSFTCYSNNSPEACRNNGKFLPQGSYELAWVYSQSVQDMLNIYPDLQSLSQCKIVKETFSDVVLHQCRPFKRSIRLLWGSMLSLSIIMVVLVLIWVAKAYQDRGRSFNRCSILPNQT
- the LOC119983434 gene encoding peptidyl-prolyl cis-trans isomerase CYP65-like isoform X4: MLKCFTPLFCGGEYHCPVLNKVFTEFTHIIAVKTTGNVFCYEAIKELNIKTKNWKELLTDEPFTKEDLVTIQNPNALDSKVTLDFDHVKKSLKVDDEELMGMASNINIAGDIKEMLEELGTEKGKQTALLGGGGSKAQNERAAALAAILAARSRIKEDSQSNPSEEVKAPSFSIVDAASASVHGRSAAAAKAGSSDKTAARIAMHMAGDRAPVNAKLVKSRYTTGAASRSFTSTSYDPITKNEFEYVKVEKNPKKKGYVQMHTTHGDLNIELHCDLTPRTCENFITLCERGYYNGVAFHRNIRNFMIQGGDPTGTGRGGESIWGKPFKDEVNSKLLHSGRGVVSMANSGPHSNGSQFFILYKSANHLNFKHSVFGNVVGGLTALAAMEKVPIDDNDRPLEEIKIKGVTIFVSPYNEPDEEEEKAKDEKNAEEDGENDKVGSWYSNPGTGATESGAVGGGVGKYLKVKNAQNKSATIDTSLTADAVTKKRKVSSGEFKDFSGW
- the LOC119983434 gene encoding peptidyl-prolyl cis-trans isomerase CYP65-like isoform X1 translates to MGKKQHSKDRMYLTKTEWATEWGGAKSKETGTPFKRLPFYCCSLTFTPFEDPVCTAEGSVFEILSIIPYIRKYGKHPVTGAPLKQEDLIPLSFHKNAEGEYHCPVLNKVFTEFTHIIAVKTTGNVFCYEAIKELNIKTKNWKELLTDEPFTKEDLVTIQNPNALDSKVTLDFDHVKKSLKVDDEELMGMASNINIAGDIKEMLEELGTEKGKQTALLGGGGSKAQNERAAALAAILAARSRIKEDSQSNPSEEVKAPSFSIVDAASASVHGRSAAAAKAGSSDKTAARIAMHMAGDRAPVNAKLVKSRYTTGAASRSFTSTSYDPITKNEFEYVKVEKNPKKKGYVQMHTTHGDLNIELHCDLTPRTCENFITLCERGYYNGVAFHRNIRNFMIQGGDPTGTGRGGESIWGKPFKDEVNSKLLHSGRGVVSMANSGPHSNGSQFFILYKSANHLNFKHSVFGNVVGGLTALAAMEKVPIDDNDRPLEEIKIKGVTIFVSPYNEPDEEEEKAKDEKNAEEDGENDKVGSWYSNPGTGATESGAVGGGVGKYLKVKNAQNKSATIDTSLTADAVTKKRKVSSGEFKDFSGW
- the LOC119983434 gene encoding peptidyl-prolyl cis-trans isomerase CYP65-like isoform X2, yielding MGKKQHSKDRMYLTKTEWATEWGGAKSKETGTPFKRLPFYCCSLTFTPFEDPVCTAEGSVFEILSIIPYIRKYGKHPVTGAPLKQEDLIPLSFHKNAEGEYHCPVLNKVFTEFTHIIAVKTTGNVFCYEAIKELNIKTKNWKELLTDEPFTKEDLVTIQNPNALDSKVTLDFDHVKKSLKVDDELMGMASNINIAGDIKEMLEELGTEKGKQTALLGGGGSKAQNERAAALAAILAARSRIKEDSQSNPSEEVKAPSFSIVDAASASVHGRSAAAAKAGSSDKTAARIAMHMAGDRAPVNAKLVKSRYTTGAASRSFTSTSYDPITKNEFEYVKVEKNPKKKGYVQMHTTHGDLNIELHCDLTPRTCENFITLCERGYYNGVAFHRNIRNFMIQGGDPTGTGRGGESIWGKPFKDEVNSKLLHSGRGVVSMANSGPHSNGSQFFILYKSANHLNFKHSVFGNVVGGLTALAAMEKVPIDDNDRPLEEIKIKGVTIFVSPYNEPDEEEEKAKDEKNAEEDGENDKVGSWYSNPGTGATESGAVGGGVGKYLKVKNAQNKSATIDTSLTADAVTKKRKVSSGEFKDFSGW
- the LOC119983434 gene encoding peptidyl-prolyl cis-trans isomerase CYP65-like isoform X3; this translates as MFVVWIHLFAFQCFTPLFCGGEYHCPVLNKVFTEFTHIIAVKTTGNVFCYEAIKELNIKTKNWKELLTDEPFTKEDLVTIQNPNALDSKVTLDFDHVKKSLKVDDEELMGMASNINIAGDIKEMLEELGTEKGKQTALLGGGGSKAQNERAAALAAILAARSRIKEDSQSNPSEEVKAPSFSIVDAASASVHGRSAAAAKAGSSDKTAARIAMHMAGDRAPVNAKLVKSRYTTGAASRSFTSTSYDPITKNEFEYVKVEKNPKKKGYVQMHTTHGDLNIELHCDLTPRTCENFITLCERGYYNGVAFHRNIRNFMIQGGDPTGTGRGGESIWGKPFKDEVNSKLLHSGRGVVSMANSGPHSNGSQFFILYKSANHLNFKHSVFGNVVGGLTALAAMEKVPIDDNDRPLEEIKIKGVTIFVSPYNEPDEEEEKAKDEKNAEEDGENDKVGSWYSNPGTGATESGAVGGGVGKYLKVKNAQNKSATIDTSLTADAVTKKRKVSSGEFKDFSGW
- the LOC120009432 gene encoding uncharacterized protein LOC120009432, with amino-acid sequence MGHPRPTSESSSSGEEDGDAEWKAAIESIAATTTFGSSNTTTTKRETVEADREHPSDVRKLKHYQLKAQKMLDDILEKTLEVANDPIHVPDSETMMNDGGVRLFKHSSPGIVFDHIDEFQRPTKRPRILPGLVIEEKSKKFKQLLQSIVVDGADIIAAARVASQKSLNRLEAKDAAAKEKTKREEERVAELKTIRGEKWLPSMAREMQRNSVPRSKYFS